In a single window of the Amycolatopsis sp. cg5 genome:
- a CDS encoding class I SAM-dependent methyltransferase produces the protein MPETPNVDASNSDQYAMWDGGSGSFWTARADRFNEGMAGYHGALVKAAGFQPDSRVLDVGCGSGQLTRDAATAAYEGSALGVDLSKAQLELARSLAVRERLGNATFLQVDAQVHDFGEARFDIAVSRHGTMFFGDRRVAFANIARAVRPGGRFVQLTWQPVDRNEGLTTFRTIAAGGKEVPPPPADAPTPFSLSDPDRVHPLLQEAGFTDIEMTGLTVPMYYGADVDDAYDFIADGFSYERLDDDVRWQAIDALRADIAAHLTEEGVFYNAAHWLIEARRSPVR, from the coding sequence GTGCCTGAAACGCCGAACGTCGACGCTTCCAACTCCGATCAGTACGCCATGTGGGACGGCGGCAGCGGGTCCTTCTGGACCGCGCGGGCGGACCGGTTCAACGAGGGCATGGCCGGATACCACGGCGCGCTGGTGAAGGCGGCCGGGTTCCAGCCGGATTCGCGGGTGCTGGACGTCGGGTGCGGCAGTGGCCAGCTCACGCGGGACGCGGCCACCGCCGCGTACGAGGGTTCGGCGCTCGGTGTCGACCTGTCGAAGGCGCAACTGGAACTCGCGCGCTCGCTGGCCGTGCGGGAACGGCTGGGCAACGCGACGTTCCTGCAGGTGGACGCTCAGGTGCACGACTTCGGCGAGGCGCGGTTCGACATCGCCGTCAGCAGGCACGGGACCATGTTCTTCGGTGACCGGCGCGTGGCGTTCGCCAACATCGCGCGTGCCGTGCGGCCTGGTGGGCGGTTCGTGCAGCTGACCTGGCAACCGGTGGACCGCAACGAGGGCCTGACCACCTTCCGCACCATCGCGGCGGGCGGGAAGGAAGTGCCGCCGCCGCCCGCGGACGCGCCGACGCCGTTCTCGCTGAGTGATCCCGACCGGGTGCACCCGCTGCTGCAGGAGGCGGGGTTCACCGACATCGAGATGACCGGGCTGACCGTGCCCATGTACTACGGCGCCGACGTCGACGACGCGTACGACTTCATCGCCGACGGCTTCAGCTACGAAAGGCTGGACGACGACGTCCGCTGGCAGGCGATCGACGCGCTCCGGGCCGACATCGCCGCGCACCTCACCGAGGAGGGCGTGTTCTACAACGCGGCGCACTGGCTCATCGAGGCTCGGCGTTCGCCCGTTCGGTGA
- a CDS encoding DUF4436 family protein — MPKLKFLLVPLLVVVAAGLGVWLHAADRSAGDTWHSAGTEVPDRIDVYATVQRIDAAGREAVLRVLAVPRGRFGEDDGAAPTAELRLLNSSSLRGDQVFPAHQRISGADLPIALSGGTVTDYPFDSYDAKIQFAAEMNGEQAPVLFTLDKVDSLFGLSVHAYEAANGVGGAEVRFSRSGGVLIFAVFMMITMWGLAIAVLLGAKHLVSRRRGLVWPSFGFMAATLFALAGFRNIAPGTPPIGSLLDYTAFYWAEAVIAVSVVVAVVAGAITERANAEPR; from the coding sequence ATGCCGAAGCTGAAGTTCTTGCTGGTCCCGCTGCTCGTCGTGGTCGCGGCGGGGCTCGGCGTGTGGCTGCACGCGGCCGACCGGTCGGCGGGGGACACCTGGCACTCGGCGGGCACCGAGGTGCCCGACCGCATCGACGTCTACGCCACGGTCCAGCGCATCGACGCGGCCGGGCGCGAGGCCGTGCTGCGCGTGCTGGCGGTCCCCCGCGGCAGGTTCGGCGAAGACGACGGCGCCGCGCCGACCGCCGAGCTGCGGCTGCTGAACTCGTCCAGCCTCCGTGGTGACCAGGTTTTCCCCGCGCACCAACGCATTTCGGGCGCCGACCTACCCATCGCGCTGTCCGGCGGCACGGTCACCGACTACCCGTTCGACAGCTACGACGCGAAGATCCAGTTCGCCGCGGAGATGAACGGCGAGCAGGCGCCGGTGCTGTTCACCCTGGACAAGGTGGACAGCCTGTTCGGGTTGTCGGTGCACGCCTACGAGGCCGCGAACGGGGTGGGCGGCGCGGAGGTCCGGTTCAGCCGGTCGGGCGGCGTGCTGATCTTCGCCGTGTTCATGATGATCACCATGTGGGGCCTCGCGATCGCGGTGCTGCTCGGCGCGAAACACCTGGTCAGCCGCCGCCGCGGCCTGGTGTGGCCCTCGTTCGGCTTCATGGCGGCGACGCTGTTCGCGCTCGCGGGCTTCCGCAACATCGCGCCGGGAACGCCGCCGATCGGCTCACTGCTCGACTACACGGCCTTCTACTGGGCCGAGGCCGTCATCGCGGTGAGCGTGGTGGTCGCGGTCGTGGCGGGCGCGATCACCGAACGGGCGAACGCCGAGCCTCGATGA
- a CDS encoding cold-shock protein, whose translation MAHGTVKFFKAEKGWGAIASPELPDGADAWVHFSVIEMDGFRALEEGDRVEFEYEAAQQDSFRFRATTVRKLGS comes from the coding sequence ATGGCACACGGCACGGTCAAGTTCTTCAAGGCGGAAAAAGGGTGGGGCGCGATCGCCTCGCCGGAGTTGCCCGACGGCGCGGACGCGTGGGTGCATTTCAGCGTGATCGAAATGGACGGTTTCCGTGCGCTCGAAGAGGGCGACCGCGTCGAGTTCGAGTACGAAGCCGCCCAGCAGGACAGCTTCCGGTTCCGCGCCACCACCGTCCGCAAACTGGGGTCGTGA
- a CDS encoding MAB_1171c family putative transporter: MIIGVLFPFAAVFAGIGLVYKLGHLRRNPRDPALVTLCLVFAATMLGFTVSVPSVAKLVAAAVGLTGGTFVVGTCLVLLLVTCEQILLTYWTTDGRDAKRKVWTRLLIGGSVVLGLILTFVVGKHATGGRPPVFLDPPFFDSYLLGYVAAYTIAEIRIARLCHRHGRNAERRWLRLGLFTVAIGAALTLGNSVTRAGDVLAAHTGLDMTVADQIGGLFGGIGAILKLTGWLLPGIAPSAGWLAGYRDHLRLRPLWLALCEAYPHIALDGPKPLLADLLSVRDMKFKTYRRVIEIRDGILALRPYMDGGDDQDPRAEAARIKAALASRQAPGHSDESPDRVGGTDIASDRRWLVQVSKAFDSKLPALEVQR; this comes from the coding sequence GTGATCATCGGCGTGCTCTTCCCGTTCGCCGCGGTGTTCGCCGGGATCGGGCTGGTCTACAAGCTCGGGCACCTGCGGCGCAATCCGCGCGATCCCGCGCTCGTCACGCTGTGCCTGGTGTTCGCGGCGACCATGCTCGGCTTCACCGTCAGCGTGCCGTCGGTCGCGAAGCTCGTGGCCGCCGCCGTCGGGCTCACCGGCGGCACCTTCGTCGTCGGCACCTGCCTGGTGCTGCTGCTCGTCACCTGCGAGCAGATCCTGCTGACCTACTGGACCACCGACGGCCGCGACGCCAAGCGCAAGGTGTGGACACGGCTGCTCATCGGCGGCTCGGTCGTGCTCGGCCTGATCCTGACCTTCGTCGTCGGCAAGCACGCGACCGGCGGGCGGCCGCCGGTGTTCCTCGATCCGCCGTTCTTCGACAGCTACCTGCTCGGCTACGTGGCCGCGTACACCATCGCGGAGATCCGGATCGCGCGGCTGTGTCACCGGCACGGGAGGAACGCGGAACGCCGCTGGCTTCGGTTAGGGCTGTTCACGGTCGCGATCGGCGCCGCGCTCACCTTGGGCAACAGCGTGACCAGGGCGGGCGACGTGCTCGCCGCGCACACCGGGCTGGACATGACCGTCGCCGACCAGATCGGCGGGCTGTTCGGCGGGATCGGGGCGATCCTCAAGCTGACCGGCTGGCTGCTCCCGGGGATCGCGCCGTCGGCGGGCTGGCTCGCCGGCTACCGCGACCACCTGCGGCTGCGCCCGCTCTGGCTGGCGTTGTGCGAGGCGTACCCGCACATCGCGCTGGACGGGCCGAAGCCGCTGCTCGCCGACCTGCTTTCGGTCAGGGACATGAAGTTCAAGACCTATCGGCGGGTGATCGAGATCCGCGACGGGATTCTGGCGCTGCGGCCGTACATGGACGGTGGCGACGATCAGGACCCGCGCGCCGAGGCGGCGCGGATCAAGGCCGCGCTCGCCAGCAGGCAGGCGCCAGGTCACAGCGACGAGTCGCCGGACCGGGTCGGCGGCACGGACATCGCGAGCGACCGGCGCTGGCTCGTCCAGGTCTCGAAAGCCTTCGACAGCAAGCTTCCCGCACTGGAGGTGCAACGTTGA
- a CDS encoding YciI family protein: MKYVLLICGDETTTETGCGGWSDEMAERGVLVQAGVGLRPPSDATTVRVRDEAVMLSDGPFAETKEQIGGFCVIECADLDEAIEITAKHPMAACGAIEIRPLWQP, translated from the coding sequence ATGAAATACGTGCTGTTGATCTGCGGCGACGAGACCACCACCGAGACCGGCTGCGGCGGTTGGTCGGACGAGATGGCCGAGAGGGGCGTGCTGGTCCAGGCCGGGGTCGGCCTGCGGCCGCCGAGCGACGCGACCACCGTACGGGTGCGCGACGAGGCGGTCATGCTGTCCGACGGCCCGTTCGCCGAGACGAAGGAGCAGATCGGCGGCTTCTGCGTGATCGAGTGCGCCGATCTGGACGAGGCCATCGAGATCACGGCGAAGCATCCGATGGCGGCGTGCGGGGCGATCGAGATCCGTCCGCTCTGGCAGCCGTGA
- a CDS encoding serine hydrolase domain-containing protein, with the protein MAVPAATATPDRADLRQAMAEVVAAGAAGVQVRVHDSQGDWAGAAGKRELGGRDGVPVNGRYRVGSITKTFVSTVILQLVNEGKVKLDDPADRYLPRFKLDKRITVRMLLQHTSGLFNYTGEGNPDGSFEPGIPLEGQEFVDERYHTYRKEDLVKVSLSKPARFAPGTDWSYSNTNYVLAGLLIEKVTGTEWADQVRQRILRPLGLRETWLPGTDPNIPGPHAHGYFAYQADGAARVVDITRLNPSWGTSAGEIISTTADLDKFVTALFGGKLLTRPLLAEMFKIRPLGGGQGYGLGLQQMETGCGTTVSGHTGGIHGYLSYLFSTADGKQRFELSLTTGTVDTADPAQAQKLADALAKVANVAACGKPGALRAGLL; encoded by the coding sequence GTGGCGGTACCGGCCGCGACAGCGACGCCCGACCGCGCCGACCTGCGGCAGGCGATGGCCGAAGTCGTCGCGGCGGGCGCCGCGGGTGTGCAGGTACGGGTACACGACAGCCAGGGCGACTGGGCGGGAGCGGCGGGTAAACGGGAACTCGGCGGACGGGACGGGGTACCCGTGAACGGCCGATACCGCGTCGGAAGCATCACGAAGACCTTTGTCTCCACGGTGATCCTGCAGCTGGTGAACGAGGGCAAGGTCAAGCTGGACGATCCGGCGGACCGGTATCTGCCGCGATTCAAGCTGGACAAGCGCATCACCGTGCGGATGCTGTTGCAGCACACCAGTGGCCTGTTCAACTACACCGGCGAGGGCAACCCGGACGGCTCGTTCGAGCCGGGTATCCCGTTGGAGGGCCAGGAATTCGTGGACGAGCGGTACCACACCTACCGCAAGGAAGACCTGGTCAAGGTGTCCTTGTCGAAGCCCGCCCGGTTCGCGCCCGGCACGGACTGGTCGTACTCCAACACCAACTACGTGCTGGCGGGCCTGCTGATCGAGAAAGTGACCGGAACGGAGTGGGCCGATCAGGTGCGGCAGCGCATCCTGCGTCCGCTCGGGCTCAGGGAAACCTGGCTCCCCGGCACCGACCCGAACATCCCCGGCCCGCACGCCCACGGCTACTTCGCCTACCAGGCCGACGGCGCGGCGCGCGTCGTCGACATCACGCGGCTGAACCCGTCGTGGGGCACCTCGGCCGGTGAGATCATCTCCACCACCGCGGACCTGGACAAGTTCGTCACCGCGTTGTTCGGCGGCAAGCTGCTCACGCGGCCGCTGCTCGCGGAGATGTTCAAGATCAGGCCACTCGGCGGCGGCCAGGGGTACGGGCTCGGCCTGCAGCAGATGGAAACCGGTTGCGGCACAACGGTTTCCGGGCACACCGGCGGAATCCACGGCTACCTGTCATACCTGTTCTCCACGGCCGACGGCAAGCAGCGCTTCGAGCTGTCGCTGACCACGGGCACGGTGGACACGGCAGACCCGGCCCAGGCGCAGAAGCTCGCCGACGCGCTGGCGAAGGTCGCGAACGTGGCCGCCTGCGGCAAGCCCGGCGCACTCCGGGCGGGCCTGCTCTGA
- a CDS encoding amidohydrolase family protein, with protein MIHTAPVVLPIVTEPIADGAVLVDDGVIAEVGPAAELTARHPGTPVRAWRGTLLPGLVNAHTHLQYTDFEDLAAEPVTSFVSWIKKMGPRRQRFTDQMWADSAKRGADLLLGSGTTACADIVTDACVLAPVAESGLTGVSYLEVVLADDKQWAAASRAQLLDVLDRPSGRVLGISPHALYTVGTAVFRELVDLAHARDLRLHPHLSESADEVVFVRDGTGPLAALAQLFGRAYELVGMGSTLSPAAQLAAIGGLGPSTHVAHGVHCDAADRALFRAHGVHVALCVRSNAVLGVGAPPVADYLAESVPVAIGTDSLASSPSLDLLDEARAVRELASRQGYRHPDLDQRVVEAATSGGALAMGGTDFGVL; from the coding sequence GTGATCCACACCGCGCCGGTCGTACTGCCGATCGTCACCGAGCCGATCGCCGACGGCGCGGTGCTCGTCGATGACGGGGTGATCGCCGAGGTCGGACCGGCCGCCGAGCTCACGGCGCGGCATCCCGGCACGCCGGTGCGCGCCTGGCGCGGCACGCTCCTTCCGGGGCTCGTCAACGCCCACACTCACTTGCAGTACACCGATTTCGAGGACTTGGCGGCGGAGCCGGTCACGTCGTTCGTGTCCTGGATCAAGAAGATGGGGCCGCGGCGGCAGCGGTTCACCGACCAGATGTGGGCCGACAGCGCCAAGCGCGGCGCGGATCTGCTGCTGGGCAGCGGCACCACGGCCTGCGCGGACATCGTCACCGACGCCTGCGTGCTGGCCCCGGTCGCGGAGTCGGGGTTGACCGGCGTGTCCTACCTCGAAGTCGTGCTGGCCGACGACAAGCAGTGGGCCGCGGCGAGCCGTGCCCAGCTGCTCGACGTGCTGGACCGGCCGAGCGGGCGCGTGCTCGGGATCTCGCCGCATGCCCTGTACACCGTGGGGACGGCGGTGTTCCGCGAGCTGGTCGACCTCGCGCACGCGCGTGACCTGCGGCTGCATCCACATCTTTCGGAGTCGGCGGACGAGGTCGTCTTCGTCCGCGACGGCACCGGTCCGCTGGCGGCGCTCGCGCAATTGTTCGGCCGTGCCTACGAATTGGTCGGCATGGGCAGCACCCTGTCCCCCGCCGCGCAGCTCGCGGCGATCGGCGGTCTCGGGCCGTCGACGCATGTGGCGCACGGCGTGCACTGCGACGCCGCGGACCGCGCGCTGTTCCGCGCGCATGGCGTGCACGTGGCCTTGTGCGTACGGTCGAACGCCGTGCTGGGCGTCGGCGCACCGCCGGTCGCGGACTATCTGGCCGAGTCGGTGCCGGTCGCGATCGGCACCGACTCGCTCGCGTCCAGCCCCTCGCTCGATCTGCTCGACGAGGCCCGCGCGGTCCGGGAATTGGCTTCGCGACAGGGATATCGGCATCCGGATCTCGATCAGCGCGTGGTCGAGGCGGCGACCAGTGGCGGCGCGCTGGCGATGGGCGGCACCGACTTCGGCGTGCTGTGA
- a CDS encoding dihydrofolate reductase family protein, translating into MRKLVVQQWVTVDNIAAEEDGGLSFVSGEPFDDAVTSPFKESVMAFIDSVDTMLIGANTYHQTKGYWPYAEEQGEYGRKFNNLAKVVASSTLTEAPWGDFPAGSVTSDPVATVRELKAGSGKDILLWGSLRLMRSLLDAGAIDEVRLMVCPAARGKGIRVFENTHDLKLVEAAGFENGVVIMRYAIERAR; encoded by the coding sequence ATGCGCAAGCTCGTCGTTCAGCAATGGGTCACCGTCGACAACATCGCCGCCGAGGAGGACGGCGGCCTCAGCTTCGTGTCCGGTGAGCCCTTCGACGACGCGGTCACGAGCCCGTTCAAGGAAAGCGTGATGGCGTTCATCGACTCGGTCGACACGATGCTCATCGGCGCGAACACCTACCACCAGACCAAGGGTTACTGGCCGTACGCCGAAGAGCAGGGCGAGTACGGCCGGAAGTTCAACAACCTCGCCAAGGTCGTCGCCTCGTCGACGCTGACCGAGGCGCCGTGGGGTGACTTCCCCGCGGGCTCCGTGACGAGCGACCCGGTCGCCACCGTCCGCGAGCTCAAGGCGGGCAGCGGCAAGGACATCCTGCTCTGGGGCAGCCTGCGGCTCATGCGCTCGCTGCTGGACGCGGGCGCGATCGACGAGGTCCGGCTGATGGTCTGCCCGGCCGCGCGGGGCAAGGGGATCCGCGTTTTCGAGAACACGCACGACCTGAAGCTGGTCGAAGCCGCCGGCTTCGAGAACGGCGTGGTGATCATGCGGTACGCGATCGAGCGAGCCCGATAG
- a CDS encoding LLM class flavin-dependent oxidoreductase produces MTALRSGLWLPIFDELADPIQVARLAAEAEEAGWHGVFVWDHVRWQVPVKQVADPWIVLAAIASATESVRIGPMVTPLTRRRPTKVARETATLDQLSGGRLTLGVGIGEDRFGEEFSKTGEELDPRVRGAMLDESLEILNAAWTGKAVRHHGEHYVVDGMRFLPTPVQRPGVPIWAAGFPGNMKPLRRAARCDGFFPVNLDHPDQVAEVAETIADLRELTTPFDLAVDVAPGADLSLYEKAGATWWLTQFSPHGVSLDTVRGVVRDGPAS; encoded by the coding sequence ATGACCGCACTGCGTTCAGGACTTTGGCTGCCCATCTTCGACGAACTCGCGGACCCGATCCAGGTCGCCCGGCTGGCCGCGGAGGCGGAAGAAGCAGGCTGGCATGGGGTGTTCGTGTGGGACCACGTGCGCTGGCAGGTGCCGGTGAAGCAGGTGGCCGACCCGTGGATCGTGCTGGCGGCGATCGCGTCGGCGACCGAGAGCGTGCGGATCGGGCCGATGGTGACCCCGCTGACGCGGCGGCGGCCGACCAAGGTCGCCAGGGAGACCGCGACGCTGGATCAGCTCAGCGGCGGGCGGCTCACGCTGGGCGTCGGGATCGGCGAGGACCGGTTCGGCGAGGAGTTCTCGAAGACCGGCGAGGAACTCGATCCCCGGGTGCGGGGCGCCATGCTCGACGAGTCGCTGGAGATCCTGAACGCCGCGTGGACCGGCAAAGCGGTGCGCCACCACGGCGAGCACTATGTCGTCGACGGGATGAGGTTCCTGCCGACGCCCGTGCAGCGGCCGGGTGTGCCGATCTGGGCGGCAGGTTTCCCCGGCAACATGAAGCCGTTGCGCCGGGCGGCCCGGTGCGATGGGTTCTTCCCGGTCAACCTCGATCATCCCGATCAGGTGGCCGAGGTCGCCGAGACCATCGCGGACCTGCGTGAGCTGACGACGCCGTTCGACCTGGCCGTCGACGTGGCGCCGGGCGCCGATCTGTCGCTGTACGAGAAGGCGGGCGCCACCTGGTGGCTGACCCAGTTCTCCCCGCACGGCGTCTCGCTGGACACCGTGCGCGGCGTCGTGCGCGATGGTCCGGCAAGCTGA
- a CDS encoding hotdog fold thioesterase, producing MIGTVDNDWLDESPFLRDLGVRWHDGEVVMTVTEPHTAHGALHGGATAALALASAQASMRAADPSADPSTTSLHVTYARSGRGKTFTASTTTLRLARELGFHQTEIRDEAGQVIAGASSTLSDGRQGSGVAPASPTPPGDPAVFTKAAESIPFLRERKLRFEGIGPGVLELSMAPAERNLDAKGRLDEGALVTLIDMAGTSVPWTLAKPGRGGATISLHAQFLGPPPAEPVTALATVRAQDERVFWTDITVFGTADRRIHALSQLAYRFG from the coding sequence ATGATCGGAACCGTGGACAACGACTGGCTCGACGAAAGCCCGTTCCTGCGTGACCTCGGCGTCCGGTGGCACGACGGCGAGGTCGTGATGACCGTGACCGAACCCCACACCGCCCACGGCGCGCTGCACGGCGGGGCCACGGCCGCGCTCGCACTGGCCTCGGCGCAGGCGAGCATGCGCGCGGCGGATCCCTCGGCCGACCCCAGCACCACGTCGTTGCACGTCACCTACGCGCGTTCGGGGCGAGGCAAGACTTTCACCGCGTCGACGACCACGCTGAGGCTCGCGCGGGAACTGGGTTTCCACCAGACCGAGATCAGGGACGAGGCCGGGCAGGTCATCGCGGGCGCGTCGAGCACGCTCTCCGACGGCAGGCAGGGCAGCGGCGTCGCGCCCGCTTCACCGACCCCGCCGGGCGATCCCGCGGTCTTCACCAAGGCCGCCGAGTCGATTCCCTTTCTGCGCGAACGGAAGCTGCGTTTCGAAGGCATCGGGCCGGGGGTACTCGAACTGAGCATGGCGCCTGCCGAGCGCAATCTCGACGCCAAGGGCAGGCTCGACGAAGGCGCGCTGGTCACGTTGATCGACATGGCCGGCACCAGCGTGCCGTGGACGCTCGCGAAACCGGGCAGAGGCGGCGCCACGATCTCGTTGCACGCCCAGTTCCTCGGGCCGCCGCCCGCCGAACCAGTGACCGCGCTGGCGACCGTGCGGGCGCAGGACGAGCGGGTGTTCTGGACCGACATCACCGTGTTCGGCACGGCCGATCGGCGCATCCACGCACTGAGTCAGCTCGCGTACCGGTTCGGCTGA
- a CDS encoding XRE family transcriptional regulator — MADGKRGIAEVLESLIGAHAKLAGKKDLSSQEIAEAIRAKGANISHTTIWKLRTGQETNPRIETLGVLATHFGVQVQYFFDSDYADQVDRQLRVLDSMRAGKLLNTAARLEELSPEGQDSILRMIDRTLQRERENQPPHD, encoded by the coding sequence GTGGCGGACGGCAAACGCGGGATCGCCGAGGTGCTGGAAAGCCTGATCGGCGCGCACGCGAAACTGGCCGGTAAAAAGGACCTGAGCTCGCAGGAGATCGCCGAGGCCATCCGCGCGAAAGGCGCGAACATCTCGCATACGACGATCTGGAAACTGCGCACCGGCCAGGAGACCAATCCCCGCATCGAAACGCTCGGCGTGCTGGCGACGCATTTCGGGGTGCAGGTGCAGTACTTCTTCGACTCCGACTACGCCGATCAGGTGGACCGCCAGCTGCGGGTGCTCGACTCGATGCGCGCCGGGAAGCTGCTCAACACCGCCGCCCGCCTCGAAGAGCTGTCGCCGGAGGGGCAGGACTCGATACTGCGGATGATCGACCGGACGCTGCAGCGCGAGCGGGAGAACCAGCCTCCCCATGACTGA
- a CDS encoding RNA polymerase sigma factor, whose amino-acid sequence MKEVERAFRDEWGQVVATLIRITGDWDLAEECAQEAFALALTRWPRDGVPARPGAWLTTAARNRAVDRLRRETVGAAKLREVAALTAEPEPDSDESGVPDDRLRLMFTCCHPSLAIEARVALTLRTLAGLSTAEIARAFLSGEAAMSKRLTRAKQKIRNAGVPYRVPPARLLPERTPSVLAVLYLLFNEGYSATAGADLIRRGLSSEAIRLARVLSRLMPDEPEAAGLLALMLLQDARRDARLDADGDLITLADQDRSRWDRDEIAEGTALLDDALRLGRPGPYQVQAAIAACHAAAAKASETDWPQIAALYGRLALLNPSPVVALNRAVAVGMAEGPAAGLRLVDALADELPGYHLLPATRADLLRRLGRDAEAAEAYQAALALATTDAEHRYLSKRLDEVNGR is encoded by the coding sequence GTGAAAGAGGTCGAGCGCGCTTTCCGCGACGAATGGGGTCAGGTGGTCGCGACCCTGATCAGGATCACCGGCGACTGGGACCTCGCCGAGGAATGCGCGCAGGAGGCGTTCGCGCTGGCGCTCACCCGCTGGCCACGCGACGGTGTCCCGGCGCGGCCCGGCGCGTGGCTGACGACGGCGGCGCGCAACCGGGCCGTCGACCGGCTGCGCCGGGAGACGGTCGGCGCGGCCAAGCTGCGTGAGGTCGCCGCGCTGACCGCCGAGCCGGAGCCGGACAGCGACGAGAGCGGGGTGCCCGACGACCGGCTGCGGCTGATGTTCACCTGCTGCCACCCCTCGCTGGCGATCGAGGCGAGGGTGGCGCTGACGTTGCGCACGCTCGCCGGGCTGAGCACGGCGGAGATCGCGCGGGCGTTCCTGTCGGGCGAGGCGGCGATGTCGAAGCGGCTCACCCGCGCCAAGCAGAAGATCCGCAACGCCGGCGTCCCGTATCGCGTACCGCCCGCGCGGCTGCTGCCGGAGCGCACGCCGTCGGTGCTCGCGGTGCTGTACCTGCTGTTCAACGAGGGCTACTCGGCCACGGCCGGCGCCGATCTGATCAGGCGCGGGCTGAGTTCCGAGGCGATCCGGCTGGCCAGGGTGCTGTCGCGGCTCATGCCCGACGAACCGGAGGCCGCCGGTCTGCTCGCGTTGATGCTGCTCCAGGACGCCCGGCGCGACGCTCGGCTCGACGCCGACGGCGATCTGATCACGTTGGCCGACCAGGATCGAAGCCGCTGGGACCGCGACGAGATCGCCGAGGGCACGGCGTTGCTCGACGACGCGCTGCGGCTGGGCCGTCCGGGTCCTTATCAAGTGCAGGCGGCCATCGCGGCTTGTCATGCCGCCGCGGCGAAGGCGTCCGAGACCGACTGGCCGCAGATCGCCGCGCTGTACGGCAGGCTCGCGCTGCTGAATCCGTCGCCGGTGGTCGCGCTGAACCGGGCGGTCGCGGTCGGCATGGCCGAGGGACCGGCCGCCGGGCTGCGGCTGGTCGACGCGCTGGCCGACGAGTTGCCCGGATATCACCTGCTACCCGCGACGCGCGCTGATCTCTTGCGACGGCTCGGCCGTGACGCAGAAGCGGCGGAGGCTTATCAAGCCGCGCTCGCGCTGGCCACGACAGACGCCGAGCACCGCTATCTCAGCAAGCGGCTGGACGAGGTCAACGGCCGCTGA
- a CDS encoding HAD domain-containing protein, with protein MTGSPAVLFLDVDGPLIPFGGRNHPVFQAKTANPLLRRLDPSHGPRLAALPYSLIWATTWMDDANDAIAPVLGLPRLPFVAWPESPFDDEDERAGLHWKTRALVEWAAGRSFAWVDDELTATDQAWVAEHHAGRALLHRVDHRLGLTDADYALLADWPQ; from the coding sequence GTGACCGGTTCTCCTGCGGTGCTCTTCTTGGACGTCGACGGCCCCCTGATCCCGTTCGGCGGCCGGAATCATCCGGTTTTCCAAGCGAAAACCGCCAATCCGTTGCTGCGCAGGCTCGATCCGTCACACGGCCCGCGGCTGGCCGCGTTGCCCTACTCCCTCATCTGGGCGACGACCTGGATGGACGACGCGAACGACGCCATCGCGCCAGTACTCGGCCTGCCCCGGCTGCCGTTCGTGGCTTGGCCTGAGTCGCCCTTCGACGACGAGGACGAGCGCGCCGGCCTGCACTGGAAGACCCGCGCGCTCGTCGAGTGGGCGGCGGGCCGATCGTTCGCCTGGGTCGACGACGAACTCACCGCCACGGACCAGGCGTGGGTCGCCGAACACCACGCGGGCCGGGCTTTGCTGCACCGGGTCGATCACCGGCTCGGCCTGACCGACGCCGACTACGCCCTGCTCGCCGACTGGCCCCAGTGA